The following proteins are co-located in the Roseofilum reptotaenium CS-1145 genome:
- the ppc gene encoding phosphoenolpyruvate carboxylase, with protein MSSTLHPSNPSLSNLSANSSPSSSNEVVATLTSELLLRQRLKLVEQLWESVLQQECGSELITLIREMRTLCSPEGQAPNVVNTQTQALIENLDLNASIRATRAFALYFQLINIVEQHYEQRGQQQQYWDSPTSANPSLDSSEPEELSPPEHFQPKPWSGNLSKIRRDLGTFHSLFPKLKELNVPPGQIQTLINQLDVRLVFTAHPTEIVRHTIRDKQRRIAKLLQQLDQWEEGLVATKGNSASIPSAVANKINEKTEQLRQEIRLWWRTDELHQFKPRVLDEVDYTLHYFGEVLFDAIPKLYQRFKQALKGTFPNLTPPQYKFCTFGSWVGSDRDGNPSVTPSVTWQTACYQRNLVLEKYITSIKYLTDILSLSLHWSDVLPELLESLEQDQQQLPVVYEQLSIRYRQEPYRLKLSYILKRLEETRDRNLQSEIQVTHRPLIGQDGRPKFPESNLTTHSYSSSEDFLKELQLIHRSLTETGFYCRELEDLICQVEIYGFKLAHLDIRQESSRHSSAINEIIQYLRILPQSYDDLSEEERVEWLATELQTLRPLIPGELPFSEITCETIETLRMVRQLQQEFGREICQTYIISMSNDVSDILEVLLLAKEAGLYDPATGVSTIQVVPLFETVEDLKRAPIVMQALFELLPYRASISGGYEALKEQKPALQEIMLGYSDSNKDSGFLSSNWEIHKAQKALEQVGTPFGVELRIFHGRGGSVGRGGGPAYEAILAQPSRSINGRIKITEQGEVLASKYSLPELALYNLETITSAVVQAGVLGSGFDDIDPWNEIMEELAIKARSHYRSLIYEQPDFLDFFHYATPIQEISQLQISSRPARRGGKKKGLSGLRAIPWVFSWTQARYLLPSWYGVGTALQEFIDQEPQQHLKLLQYFYAKWPFFKMVVSKVEMTLSKVDLHISRHYLEKLCPQEELGRLELVFDQIKEEFYRTREVILAITNHERLLDGDPMLQRSVQLRNRTIIPLGMLQVSLLSRLRQHNTGGSSGVISRYSKGELLRGALLTINGIAAGMRNTG; from the coding sequence ATGAGTTCAACACTTCACCCCTCAAACCCTAGCTTGAGTAACCTATCCGCTAATAGTTCGCCCTCCTCCTCCAATGAAGTCGTGGCGACTCTAACCTCTGAGTTGCTGTTGCGTCAGCGTCTGAAATTAGTCGAACAGTTGTGGGAGTCGGTACTCCAACAAGAATGTGGCAGTGAGCTAATCACCTTAATCAGGGAAATGCGTACCCTCTGCTCCCCAGAAGGTCAAGCCCCTAATGTGGTCAACACCCAAACCCAAGCCTTAATTGAAAACTTAGATTTGAACGCCTCCATCCGGGCAACTCGGGCGTTTGCCCTCTATTTCCAACTTATTAATATCGTTGAACAGCATTATGAGCAAAGGGGCCAACAACAGCAATATTGGGATTCCCCTACATCCGCTAACCCTTCTTTAGACTCAAGTGAACCAGAAGAACTTTCGCCTCCAGAACATTTTCAACCCAAACCTTGGAGTGGCAATCTCAGTAAAATCCGTCGTGACTTAGGTACATTTCATTCTCTATTTCCCAAACTAAAAGAACTGAATGTGCCCCCCGGACAGATTCAAACGTTGATTAATCAACTCGATGTGCGCTTAGTCTTTACCGCTCACCCAACGGAAATTGTTCGCCATACCATTCGGGATAAGCAACGGCGGATTGCGAAATTGCTGCAACAACTGGATCAATGGGAAGAAGGATTAGTGGCGACTAAGGGCAATTCTGCCTCTATTCCCTCGGCTGTAGCCAACAAAATTAATGAAAAAACGGAACAACTACGCCAAGAAATTCGCCTCTGGTGGCGTACCGATGAATTGCATCAATTTAAGCCTCGGGTCTTAGATGAAGTTGATTATACTCTCCACTACTTTGGGGAAGTTCTGTTTGATGCCATTCCCAAACTCTATCAGAGGTTTAAGCAGGCTCTCAAGGGCACATTCCCCAACTTAACTCCTCCTCAATATAAATTTTGTACCTTCGGGTCTTGGGTCGGATCGGATCGAGATGGCAACCCATCTGTCACCCCTTCAGTGACGTGGCAAACCGCTTGCTATCAACGAAACCTGGTGTTAGAAAAGTATATTACTTCGATTAAATACTTAACGGATATCCTGAGTCTATCCTTGCACTGGAGCGATGTGCTACCTGAGCTATTAGAATCGTTAGAGCAAGACCAGCAACAGCTTCCCGTAGTTTATGAGCAACTGTCAATTCGCTATCGTCAGGAACCCTATCGTCTAAAGTTGTCGTATATTCTAAAACGATTAGAAGAAACCCGCGATCGCAACTTGCAATCCGAAATTCAAGTCACCCATCGGCCCCTAATTGGCCAAGACGGTAGACCCAAGTTTCCCGAAAGTAACCTTACCACGCACAGTTATTCCTCGAGTGAAGACTTCCTGAAAGAACTGCAACTGATTCATCGCTCCCTAACCGAAACCGGTTTTTATTGTCGGGAACTTGAAGATCTCATTTGCCAAGTCGAAATTTACGGGTTTAAACTTGCCCATTTAGACATCCGTCAAGAAAGTTCTCGCCATAGCAGCGCCATTAACGAAATTATCCAATACTTGCGGATTCTACCCCAATCCTATGACGACCTGAGCGAAGAAGAACGGGTTGAATGGTTAGCGACAGAGCTGCAAACCTTGCGACCCTTGATTCCAGGAGAATTACCGTTTTCGGAAATAACCTGTGAAACCATCGAAACCCTACGCATGGTGCGTCAACTGCAACAGGAATTTGGCCGGGAAATCTGTCAAACTTACATCATCAGCATGAGCAATGATGTCAGCGATATTCTCGAAGTACTGCTGTTAGCCAAAGAAGCCGGACTTTATGATCCAGCCACTGGTGTGAGTACGATACAAGTAGTTCCCCTCTTTGAGACCGTCGAAGACCTCAAACGAGCGCCAATAGTGATGCAAGCACTGTTTGAATTACTCCCCTATCGAGCTTCCATTTCTGGTGGATATGAAGCCTTAAAAGAGCAAAAACCAGCATTACAAGAAATCATGCTTGGTTATTCCGATAGCAATAAAGATTCGGGTTTCTTAAGTAGTAACTGGGAAATTCATAAGGCCCAGAAAGCACTAGAGCAAGTCGGCACTCCATTTGGAGTAGAATTACGGATTTTCCATGGTCGCGGGGGTTCTGTCGGTCGAGGGGGCGGGCCAGCCTATGAAGCGATTTTAGCCCAACCGAGCCGTAGTATTAATGGACGGATTAAAATAACCGAACAGGGAGAGGTGTTAGCCTCTAAATATTCTTTACCGGAGTTGGCCCTGTATAACCTGGAAACGATTACCTCCGCAGTGGTGCAAGCGGGAGTCCTCGGCAGTGGGTTTGATGATATTGACCCCTGGAATGAGATTATGGAAGAATTGGCGATTAAGGCGCGATCGCACTATCGTTCTCTGATCTACGAACAACCCGATTTTCTCGACTTCTTCCACTACGCCACCCCCATCCAGGAAATTAGTCAACTGCAAATTAGCTCCCGTCCTGCTCGTCGTGGAGGTAAAAAGAAGGGTCTTTCGGGACTGCGAGCCATTCCTTGGGTGTTTAGCTGGACTCAGGCTCGGTATTTACTGCCGAGTTGGTATGGAGTAGGGACAGCTCTACAGGAATTTATCGATCAAGAACCCCAACAACATCTGAAACTGCTGCAATATTTCTATGCTAAGTGGCCGTTCTTCAAGATGGTGGTCTCGAAAGTAGAAATGACCCTTTCTAAGGTAGATTTGCATATTTCCAGGCACTACCTGGAAAAACTTTGTCCCCAGGAGGAGTTAGGGAGACTCGAACTGGTGTTTGACCAAATCAAAGAGGAGTTCTATCGCACTCGTGAAGTGATTCTAGCTATTACGAATCATGAGAGACTTTTGGATGGAGACCCCATGCTTCAGCGATCGGTTCAGTTACGCAATCGTACCATCATTCCATTAGGCATGTTACAAGTCTCCCTCTTAAGCCGCCTACGTCAACATAATACCGGTGGTTCATCGGGCGTGATTTCTCGCTATAGTAAGGGCGAATTACTGCGAGGCGCTCTACTCACCATTAACGGTATTGCTGCGGGAATGCGAAACACGGGTTGA
- a CDS encoding MBOAT family O-acyltransferase, translating to MSFTSLLYGVFLFSVCILYWSSQSGKTRFLLLAIASLIFYASWQPQYLPLLLAMTWVNYSLAKVLVPDSVQGSHGQDWQLSNQEWQFAQAGWNQRRFFILVVGIILNVFLLFGFKYIPFVLGSVGQIWQIPTATASADWVSDNVIAPLGLSFFCFEAIAYLVDVYRGAPAAKSFTKFAAYKLFFPKLISGPITLYQQLTTQLRTPQFPSIEMFTEGLWLIALGATKKALVADRLGMIVDLSFTHLVRAGSWDLWLATLAYGLQLFLDFSGYVDIVRGSAILLGLTLPENFEDPYFTTSIADFWRRWHMTLGNWLRNYLYFPLGGSRLGLFRTCFNLLIVMFIAGIWHGAAWGFIVWGVYHGLALVIHRLMDSLSKQSHALKAFWQSLLGTLLAWVITQFMVFTAWIFFRLPNLKDSWFAISHLFGKQADPQFTQKIYLDTLGIDRLQFTWILCALVSLMTLLFLLQRRLNLQLNWPIKLVLIPVSLYLVWLLAPQGALPYIYFDF from the coding sequence ATGAGCTTCACGTCCCTTCTCTATGGTGTATTTTTATTCAGCGTCTGCATCCTCTATTGGTCAAGTCAATCCGGGAAAACGCGGTTTTTGTTACTGGCGATCGCCTCATTAATCTTTTACGCCTCTTGGCAACCCCAATATCTGCCCCTACTTTTAGCCATGACTTGGGTTAATTACAGTTTAGCCAAAGTCCTAGTTCCCGATTCCGTCCAAGGTTCCCACGGTCAAGATTGGCAGTTATCTAACCAAGAATGGCAGTTCGCCCAAGCGGGTTGGAATCAGCGGCGCTTTTTTATTCTCGTCGTTGGAATCATCTTAAATGTCTTTCTGTTATTCGGCTTTAAGTACATTCCCTTTGTCCTCGGTTCCGTCGGCCAGATCTGGCAAATCCCCACTGCTACGGCTTCTGCCGACTGGGTGAGCGACAATGTGATCGCACCCCTGGGGCTGAGTTTCTTCTGTTTTGAGGCGATCGCCTATTTAGTTGATGTCTATCGTGGGGCACCTGCTGCTAAAAGTTTTACCAAATTTGCTGCGTATAAACTCTTTTTTCCCAAGCTAATTTCCGGCCCCATTACCCTGTATCAGCAACTCACCACCCAACTGAGAACGCCTCAATTTCCATCTATCGAAATGTTCACAGAAGGGTTATGGCTAATTGCATTAGGAGCCACGAAAAAAGCCCTGGTTGCTGACCGTTTGGGCATGATTGTAGACCTCAGTTTTACCCACCTCGTCCGCGCCGGAAGTTGGGATTTATGGTTAGCCACCCTTGCCTATGGACTCCAACTCTTTTTAGATTTTAGTGGCTATGTCGATATTGTGCGAGGCAGTGCCATTCTACTCGGCTTAACTTTACCAGAAAACTTTGAAGACCCCTATTTTACGACCAGCATTGCCGACTTCTGGCGACGTTGGCACATGACCCTAGGAAATTGGCTGAGAAACTATCTTTATTTTCCTTTGGGAGGCTCCCGTTTAGGATTATTCAGAACGTGTTTCAATCTGCTGATTGTCATGTTTATTGCTGGAATTTGGCATGGTGCAGCTTGGGGCTTTATTGTTTGGGGTGTTTATCATGGATTAGCCTTAGTTATCCATCGTTTAATGGATAGTTTATCCAAGCAAAGTCATGCCTTAAAAGCATTTTGGCAAAGTTTACTGGGCACACTATTGGCTTGGGTAATAACCCAATTCATGGTATTTACTGCCTGGATATTTTTCCGTCTCCCCAACTTAAAAGACTCTTGGTTTGCCATTTCTCATTTATTTGGCAAACAGGCTGACCCCCAATTTACCCAGAAAATTTATCTCGATACTCTGGGTATCGATCGCCTACAATTCACCTGGATATTATGCGCTCTAGTCAGCCTTATGACGCTTCTCTTTTTATTGCAGCGACGCTTGAATTTACAGCTCAATTGGCCCATCAAGTTAGTCTTAATTCCTGTCAGTTTATATTTGGTGTGGTTACTCGCTCCCCAAGGGGCACTACCCTATATTTATTTTGATTTCTAA
- a CDS encoding Uma2 family endonuclease has product MSLLLKRLFTVEEYHMMGMAGILSAGDRTELIRGEIIKMSPIGPIHSFYVDRLTELFLSKLWGRVRLRGQNPVQLDDTSEPQPDLCLLHRRPGLYRDGHPQPEDIFLLVEVADSTLRGDKQIKIPLYAQAQIPEVWLVNIPEQCLEVYRQPTPEGYQQVQRLEAGEIALQSFPDTSFTVEEILG; this is encoded by the coding sequence ATGTCACTGTTACTGAAGCGGTTATTTACAGTCGAAGAGTACCATATGATGGGTATGGCTGGGATTCTGTCTGCGGGCGATCGCACGGAATTAATTCGAGGAGAAATTATCAAAATGTCACCTATTGGCCCAATTCATTCCTTTTACGTGGATCGCCTAACTGAATTATTCCTATCGAAATTATGGGGAAGAGTCAGGTTGAGAGGACAAAATCCGGTACAGTTAGATGATACCTCTGAACCTCAACCCGATTTATGCCTGTTGCATCGCCGTCCTGGTTTGTATCGGGATGGACATCCGCAACCGGAGGATATATTTTTACTGGTAGAAGTGGCGGATTCAACGCTTCGAGGGGATAAACAAATCAAAATTCCCCTTTATGCACAAGCGCAAATACCGGAAGTTTGGCTCGTTAATATTCCCGAACAGTGTTTAGAAGTGTATCGACAACCCACCCCGGAAGGTTATCAGCAAGTGCAACGGTTAGAAGCAGGAGAAATTGCGCTTCAATCGTTTCCAGATACTTCGTTTACAGTGGAAGAAATACTCGGATAA
- a CDS encoding Uma2 family endonuclease — translation MSLLLKRLFTVEEYHKMGTAGILSAGDRTELIRGEIVQMSPMGPVHAAYVDRLNRILNRLLLSQFGEQAWVRVQSPILLDNTSEPEPDLCLLRPRDDFYEEGHPQPEDIFLLVEVADSTLRGDKQIKIPLYAQAQIPEVWLVNIPERCLEVYRQPTPEGYQQVQRLEAGEIAVQLLPDIRFRIEEIFR, via the coding sequence ATGTCACTGTTGCTGAAGCGGTTATTTACAGTCGAAGAGTACCATAAGATGGGTACGGCTGGGATTCTGTCTGCGGGCGATCGCACAGAACTAATTCGAGGAGAAATTGTTCAAATGTCACCAATGGGTCCAGTTCATGCAGCTTACGTGGATCGCCTCAATAGAATATTGAATAGACTATTGCTTTCCCAATTCGGTGAACAGGCATGGGTAAGAGTCCAAAGTCCGATACTGTTAGATAATACCTCTGAACCCGAACCGGATCTATGCCTGCTGCGTCCCCGTGATGATTTTTATGAGGAAGGACATCCGCAACCGGAGGATATATTTTTACTGGTAGAAGTGGCGGATTCAACGCTTCGAGGGGATAAACAAATCAAAATTCCCCTTTATGCACAAGCGCAAATACCGGAAGTTTGGCTCGTTAATATTCCCGAACGGTGTTTAGAAGTGTATCGACAACCCACCCCAGAAGGTTATCAGCAAGTGCAACGGTTGGAAGCAGGAGAAATTGCGGTTCAGTTGTTGCCAGATATCCGGTTTAGAATTGAGGAAATCTTTAGATAA
- a CDS encoding photosystem II S4 domain protein has product MLPKADLLKGVENREEMAQILDRAERAIKTWEVITTDFLSPAILAECETVFKGLTEVHLVAWGGYPQAERKRLGIAREEVPLEPENVEIAVLEIAGNFLFDTATHRDFLGSMLGTGIVREKTGDAIVLGERGAQVIVVPELVEFLEMNLTQVRSVPVKTQAIDIGELKVREPKRQEMTTVEASMRLDAIASAGFRVSRSKMVQMIETKDVRVNWKEVTQASHTVKPGDLIAIRGKGRLEVKDVAMTKKERYRVQMVRWV; this is encoded by the coding sequence ATGCTACCTAAAGCCGATTTGCTCAAAGGCGTTGAAAATCGAGAAGAAATGGCCCAAATTTTGGATCGGGCAGAACGAGCGATCAAAACTTGGGAAGTGATCACCACGGACTTTTTATCGCCTGCGATTTTAGCCGAATGCGAAACGGTGTTTAAGGGATTGACGGAAGTTCATTTAGTGGCTTGGGGAGGATATCCGCAAGCAGAACGCAAACGGTTAGGTATTGCACGGGAAGAAGTGCCCCTAGAGCCAGAAAATGTGGAGATTGCGGTATTGGAAATTGCGGGTAATTTTCTGTTTGACACGGCGACTCATCGGGACTTTTTAGGGTCGATGTTGGGTACGGGAATTGTGCGGGAAAAAACGGGTGATGCGATCGTTTTGGGAGAGCGGGGAGCGCAAGTTATTGTGGTTCCGGAATTGGTGGAATTTCTAGAGATGAATTTAACTCAGGTGCGCTCGGTTCCGGTGAAAACCCAAGCGATTGATATTGGGGAGTTAAAAGTGAGAGAACCGAAGCGCCAAGAGATGACGACGGTGGAAGCTTCGATGCGTTTGGATGCGATCGCCTCGGCTGGGTTTCGTGTCTCCCGTAGTAAAATGGTGCAGATGATTGAAACGAAGGATGTGCGGGTGAACTGGAAAGAGGTTACCCAAGCCAGTCATACGGTAAAACCGGGAGATTTAATCGCCATTCGCGGCAAAGGACGCTTGGAAGTCAAGGATGTAGCAATGACGAAAAAAGAGCGCTATCGGGTGCAGATGGTTCGATGGGTTTAG
- a CDS encoding SPFH domain-containing protein: protein MIEVFLYQWFLFLFFALSGTSIAASLKVVKQGDQALVEHLGKYNGKKLEPGLTFLVPVFEQVAYKETLREQPLDTKPLVCLTSDRISVTLDMVVYWQILDLEKSCYKVQNLRQAIIDLIEINIRTELATIELNDLFTVRNELNETLVQKLDVATEPWGVKITRVQLRQFQIGDQLRHQALKPIPVNNASVNPSLQSTYSNS, encoded by the coding sequence ATGATTGAAGTTTTCTTATATCAATGGTTCTTGTTCTTGTTCTTTGCTTTAAGTGGAACCTCTATCGCCGCGAGTCTGAAAGTAGTCAAACAGGGCGATCAAGCCTTGGTTGAACACTTGGGTAAATATAATGGCAAAAAACTAGAACCTGGACTGACATTCTTGGTTCCTGTTTTTGAACAAGTTGCTTATAAAGAAACCCTGCGCGAACAACCTTTAGACACGAAGCCTTTGGTCTGCTTGACCAGCGATCGTATTAGCGTCACCCTCGATATGGTGGTCTATTGGCAAATTCTCGATCTGGAAAAATCCTGCTATAAAGTCCAGAATTTGCGTCAAGCGATAATCGATCTAATCGAGATCAACATTCGCACTGAACTGGCAACTATTGAATTGAACGATCTGTTTACAGTACGAAATGAACTCAATGAAACTCTGGTGCAAAAATTAGATGTGGCGACAGAACCTTGGGGAGTTAAAATCACCAGAGTACAACTGCGACAATTCCAAATTGGAGATCAGTTACGTCATCAAGCACTCAAACCGATACCGGTGAACAACGCATCAGTTAACCCTTCCCTTCAGTCCACATATAGCAATTCGTAA
- a CDS encoding NfeD family protein produces the protein MLTIQILLATQTVSPLHPAIIWVVVGVILGSSELLLPKTVPKAFKFMPLIMGICALIVAFLLWRSNVFYRIPHSLQILYWMSLSGACTLWIRPLFRQKKTSSLFETTEAITLTEIPAGEMGRVRFEGNSWSASCENRRQAIPVHTKVYVLRREGNTLIVVPNHLLDA, from the coding sequence ATGCTAACCATTCAAATTCTATTAGCGACTCAAACCGTTTCCCCACTCCATCCTGCCATCATTTGGGTCGTTGTTGGAGTGATTCTTGGATCGAGCGAACTGTTATTACCCAAAACAGTGCCTAAAGCCTTTAAATTTATGCCCTTAATTATGGGAATCTGCGCCTTGATTGTCGCCTTTCTTCTCTGGCGCAGCAATGTCTTTTACCGCATTCCCCATAGCTTACAAATTCTCTATTGGATGTCTCTATCTGGTGCTTGCACCTTATGGATCAGACCCCTATTTAGACAGAAAAAAACATCGAGTTTATTTGAAACGACTGAAGCGATTACCCTCACGGAAATTCCGGCTGGAGAAATGGGTCGAGTACGCTTTGAAGGCAATTCTTGGTCTGCCTCTTGTGAAAACCGTCGCCAAGCCATTCCTGTCCACACGAAAGTCTATGTTCTCCGTCGAGAAGGCAACACTTTAATTGTTGTCCCCAATCACCTTTTGGATGCTTAA
- the arsS gene encoding arsenosugar biosynthesis radical SAM (seleno)protein ArsS (Some members of this family are selenoproteins.): protein MLQTNVTPFERKLQAPLTKEKITVLQINLGKRCNLACTHCHVEAGPKRTEELTPKICNQLIELIERFPQIKTVDLTGGAPELNYGFRSLVEAARKAGKEVIVRSNLTIFFVEGYQDLPQYFVDHQVRVVASLPCYLEDNVDKMRGNGVYQDSIRALQQLNQLGYGRDPHLILDLVYNPAIPNSEKFSLTPDQQNLESAYKQYLQEHFRIEFNSLLTITNLPIGRTKVHLQRRNIYEPYLNFLEDNFNPQTISSLMCKPELSVDYLGQIYDCDFNQMEGIPARTATGETLTVAQLLDWGTLDVIQQVRTASYCYGCTAGAGSSCGGSLV from the coding sequence ATGCTTCAGACTAACGTTACCCCCTTTGAGCGTAAACTTCAGGCTCCCCTCACCAAAGAGAAAATTACGGTATTACAAATTAATTTAGGTAAACGCTGCAACCTTGCCTGTACCCATTGCCACGTCGAAGCAGGGCCTAAACGCACGGAAGAACTCACTCCAAAAATCTGCAATCAACTGATTGAACTGATTGAAAGATTTCCCCAGATTAAAACGGTCGATCTCACGGGAGGAGCGCCAGAACTGAATTATGGCTTTCGCTCCCTGGTCGAAGCAGCGAGAAAAGCGGGTAAAGAAGTGATTGTGCGCTCGAATTTAACCATCTTTTTTGTCGAAGGTTATCAAGATTTACCCCAATACTTCGTAGATCATCAGGTGCGTGTAGTTGCCTCTTTACCCTGTTATCTGGAAGATAATGTGGATAAAATGCGTGGAAATGGAGTTTATCAAGATTCAATTCGCGCTCTACAACAGTTAAATCAACTCGGTTATGGTCGAGATCCACATCTCATTCTAGATTTGGTTTATAATCCGGCAATTCCGAATTCAGAGAAGTTTTCTTTAACGCCGGATCAACAGAACCTAGAGAGTGCCTATAAACAGTATTTACAGGAACATTTTCGGATCGAGTTTAATTCCTTACTGACGATTACGAACTTACCCATTGGGCGTACCAAGGTTCATCTTCAAAGGAGAAATATCTATGAACCGTATCTGAATTTCTTGGAAGATAATTTTAATCCTCAGACTATCTCTAGTCTGATGTGCAAACCAGAATTATCGGTGGATTATTTAGGGCAAATTTACGATTGTGATTTTAATCAAATGGAAGGTATTCCCGCACGGACTGCCACCGGAGAAACCTTAACCGTAGCCCAACTGTTAGACTGGGGAACTTTAGATGTAATTCAACAGGTGAGAACCGCTTCCTATTGTTACGGTTGTACAGCAGGAGCGGGTTCAAGTTGTGGGGGTTCTTTGGTTTAA
- a CDS encoding Coenzyme F420 hydrogenase/dehydrogenase, beta subunit C-terminal domain, protein MTSTAPKHHKAKALKPGSVPPAKELCSQCGLCDTYYIHYVKEACAFINQQIPGLETESHGRARDLENENELYFGTHQQMMAARKLEPIEGAQWTGIVSAIAIEMLTQGKVEGVVCVQNTPEDRFQPMPVIARTPEEILAARVNKPTLSPNLSILEQVEQSRMKRLLAIGVGCQIQALRAVEKELGLEKLYVLGTPCVDNVTRAGLQKFLETTSRSPETVVHYEFMQDFRVHFKHEDGSTETVPFFGLKTNQLKDVFAPSCMTCFDYVNSLADLVVGYMGAPFGWQWIVVRNDTGQEMLDLAMEQIETQPVMSKGDRRQAVQQSIPAYDQGVTLPMWAAKLMGVVIEKIGPKGLEYARFSIDSHFTRNYLYMKRNYPEKLEQHVPEFAKKIVGQYQLPED, encoded by the coding sequence ATGACTTCGACTGCTCCCAAGCACCATAAAGCTAAAGCCCTCAAACCCGGTAGCGTGCCTCCGGCGAAAGAACTCTGTAGTCAATGTGGGCTGTGCGATACTTACTATATTCACTACGTTAAGGAAGCCTGCGCCTTTATTAATCAGCAAATTCCGGGACTGGAAACGGAAAGTCATGGTAGAGCGCGTGATTTGGAGAATGAAAATGAACTCTATTTTGGCACTCACCAGCAGATGATGGCAGCTCGGAAACTAGAACCCATTGAGGGGGCGCAATGGACAGGAATTGTGAGTGCGATCGCCATTGAAATGTTGACTCAGGGCAAGGTAGAAGGGGTTGTATGCGTCCAAAACACCCCGGAGGATCGATTTCAACCGATGCCCGTGATTGCCCGTACTCCAGAGGAAATTCTCGCGGCACGGGTGAATAAGCCGACGCTTTCACCGAATTTGTCGATTTTGGAGCAGGTGGAACAGTCGAGGATGAAGCGTTTGTTGGCGATCGGCGTGGGCTGTCAAATTCAAGCCCTGCGAGCGGTTGAGAAGGAATTAGGGCTAGAGAAACTTTATGTGTTGGGAACCCCTTGTGTGGATAATGTGACTCGTGCTGGGTTGCAAAAGTTTTTGGAAACCACCAGCCGATCGCCAGAAACCGTCGTTCACTATGAGTTTATGCAGGATTTTCGGGTACATTTCAAACACGAGGATGGCTCTACGGAAACCGTACCCTTTTTCGGACTGAAGACAAATCAACTTAAGGATGTGTTCGCCCCCTCCTGTATGACCTGCTTTGACTATGTGAACTCCCTTGCCGATTTGGTTGTGGGCTATATGGGCGCACCCTTTGGTTGGCAGTGGATTGTAGTTCGCAATGATACAGGTCAGGAAATGCTGGATCTGGCCATGGAGCAAATCGAGACGCAGCCAGTGATGTCAAAAGGCGATCGCCGTCAAGCCGTGCAACAAAGCATTCCCGCCTACGATCAAGGCGTTACCCTGCCCATGTGGGCTGCCAAGTTAATGGGCGTAGTCATCGAAAAAATCGGCCCCAAAGGGTTAGAATACGCCCGCTTTTCCATCGATTCCCACTTTACCCGCAACTATCTGTATATGAAACGCAACTATCCCGAAAAATTAGAGCAGCACGTGCCAGAGTTTGCCAAGAAAATAGTCGGTCAGTATCAGTTGCCGGAAGATTAG